A single region of the Spirochaeta lutea genome encodes:
- a CDS encoding BUD32 family EKC/KEOPS complex subunit, with protein sequence MAGPSNPFRFAQRLGEGKSAVTYRFDRTGTTGKTGKTDTTGKTDTTGTSNSAQGADQDVPDVAANIGRVMDDLFPEAGMPDSVSVKVFKDDPGNYIDFDRALATELEHYRVLRELGVRIPLLYGYDEDAYLLVKEYVAGDSVGDLVAQDRVDEDLWLKIIALAGRLRRGGKNIDYFPSNFLVSGSDLVYVDYEIHDYQEEWSFHEWGIFYWLNARGFGEFLRTGDGNAINKPGTYKPYDGPELRARRDALLRRGY encoded by the coding sequence ATGGCTGGCCCTTCCAATCCTTTCCGGTTTGCTCAGCGCCTGGGTGAGGGAAAAAGCGCGGTTACCTACCGGTTTGATCGGACGGGTACGACGGGTAAGACCGGCAAGACAGACACGACGGGTAAGACAGACACGACGGGCACGAGCAATAGCGCCCAGGGAGCTGATCAGGATGTCCCGGATGTTGCCGCTAATATTGGTCGGGTAATGGATGATCTCTTTCCTGAAGCAGGGATGCCGGATTCGGTGTCCGTGAAGGTCTTCAAGGATGATCCGGGGAACTATATAGATTTTGATCGGGCCCTGGCTACGGAGCTGGAGCACTACCGGGTGCTCCGGGAGCTGGGCGTTAGAATCCCCCTGCTGTATGGCTACGACGAAGATGCCTACTTGCTTGTGAAGGAGTATGTGGCGGGGGATTCTGTTGGAGATCTTGTAGCCCAGGACCGGGTGGACGAGGATCTTTGGCTGAAGATTATTGCCTTGGCTGGGCGGCTGCGTCGTGGGGGAAAGAATATTGATTATTTTCCTTCAAATTTCCTGGTGTCCGGCAGTGACCTGGTGTATGTGGATTATGAGATCCATGACTACCAGGAGGAGTGGAGTTTTCATGAATGGGGAATATTCTACTGGCTGAATGCTCGGGGCTTCGGTGAATTTTTACGAACCGGGGACGGGAATGCCATTAATAAGCCGGGAACCTATAAGCCCTACGACGGCCCTGAGCTGCGGGCGCGGCGGGATGCCCTGTTGCGC